In Zingiber officinale cultivar Zhangliang chromosome 9B, Zo_v1.1, whole genome shotgun sequence, the genomic window atcgtaagaaaaggatgttgtgcttatcccaagcttcatacatcaatactatcctagctcgttttagcatgcaaaactccaagaaagattttctaccttttcagcatgaagtacctttatctaaagagatgtgtcctaaaacatcaaaggagataaaggagatgaaggcaattccttatgcttcagctgtaggaagtctaatgtatgcgatACTATGTACGAGacaagaaatctgttttgccgtgggcatggtcagcagatatcaaagtaacccaggacagggacattggactgccgtaaagcatatattaaagtacttgaaaaggactagaaattatatactggtttaccaggcagatgatttgctctctgtaggttacacagattctgacttccaaacagatagggataatagtaagttaacctcagggtatgtgtttactttgggaggtggagtcataacatggaggagtgttaagcagaaatgcgttttggactccaccatggaagctgagtatgtggcagcctctgaggtaaccaaagaagttgtatgacttagaaacttcttgatggacttagatgtgattcctggtttgcccaaaattattacaatttattgtgataatagtggtgcagtagcaaactcgaaggaaccacgagcccataaggcaagtaaacacattgagcgtaattaccacctgatacgagacatcgtaaagcgaggagaagttgttgtcgccaagattgcatcagcagataacctagcagatcctttcactaaggcccttacgacgagagcttttgatgggcatgttgagaggatgggaatcagatgtatcgcagcatatatggcaacatagtcttttagtataagtagaagattgttgggatgtatactataagcctagcttttgtatgaacatctatttttgagatatttgaaatgagaatcactttggtcaaatgtatgtattttatatttatatatatgtcgatgcagttgtccatttaatttatattgtagataacatggtgtgtggtgccacatagaagattatgttatcggttccttataaattataaatagtagctcacaaccaagatggatagggacaaaccattggaacggttgtagtgtaatttggtattagtttatcttgactatataattacattagtacactatgtgtgtattgagtaggaccatttgaggttgttcgatttatattgactatataaaagaacagaacctctattattatggatgtgtgtactcttaatcccgatataataacaaacacatatacttagtatttatttctttaacttatcaatgagtgagatttattcgttaaatcaataggcctgataagttgggagatagtaccatttatatggtgtgttgttgattataaagggaaactgtatcctatttatttaggttgatgatgtccccttgaggagctcataaggattatcatataaaccctgcaggtggacttagtccgatatgataataaagttgagtggtactactcttggagtcagatgttaattaaatgagttgtcagtaacttatttaattaacggacttatgatatcttaaacacaaggagattaacacactcatgataagtagaagcccatattgtaatatgggattgatgcagtagttcaataatgaccctttagtggtatgagttattattgatgaacttgagttgagtgttcgggtcgaacacaggaagctcaagtccatcaggaggtcaaaatcaattcctcctcttagtctctgttgtagcctctatatatataaagcctcATATCCATCCAAACCTTGCTTcttacccaagcaaggggtcggccaagccttgcttgttgtCCAAccatagggtcggccaagccttgcttggagcccaagataagggttggccaagccttgcttggtgcccaagcaaggggtcgaccacaataggaataaaagggagattttatttaaaacagaattttgttaaaaattttccttttatagctatttacaatggtttaaaagagagattttaattttgttaaaatctttccttttttgtaaccatccacaatagaaataaaagggaaattttatataaaacagaattttgttaaaatctttcctttttagccgccagcaaagattataaaagaagagaaggtggtgcccaaaaactaacctaagaatcctcttctattctcttgtGGTAGGCGCCCCTCctctcttattttccccttgcttctttccctagggccggcggcatctttcccttcctcttcattagggtcggcgcccctttggagaagagtttactttgtggccagttgcttggaggagaagaagaagagaaggaggcatcctattctagcatctcttggttgccaaaagattggaaacaagaagaagaagtcgggtggttttgtcttggtagatcgtcgcccacatgatgtccaagaggaggagaggaatacaacagaagatcaagaggtcttagcatacgaggaaaggtacaactaattcttattccgcaacgcaattagtttgttttttttcgtatggatcctgaacaccaacacaagaggtcagcgatcttgtgcttcgatcaaggtgcgctttgatcaatcaagaacttgcttgattgatcaaacacatgtttgatcgagcatgtgggttgctaggaaaggctctatgctcgtacaaatttttgtacaggggatttacacagaacggaaCTCCCAGTGCCAACATGGATGGCCCCTGGGAGGAGGAGGCTCCCCTAgaaatcttgagcttcttcagctcctcctccacAAAGGACAGGCGGTTGTACATCAccacgctctccacccagtactgccgCCGAGCTGAAAAACGTTAGTACCGAATGGAGGTAAAAACACGAAGTGATCATTGCATACATACTCTAGTGGACATTTGCAGGTGGCTGTTGGCAAGCAGCCCGGGCGGTATTGTTGCGGCATGTGCTCTAGCCTCCTCTAAAACCTTAGCGAGCGGCCCACGGATGAGTATATGATGTTCGGGAGTCTGTGGTTGATCGTCGGCCGCCAAGAACTCCTCCGTTGGGAGGTGGAGAATGGTCGTCACGGATCGGCGGCCGCTCAGGGCCGATTGAGCTGATGCTGCAGGGCCAGAAGACTGATCGACTGAAGCCGGAAGAATGCCGGATCGCAGAATCCTGCACCGAGCTGGAGGAAGAGATGTGATTAGCTGGGCTGCGATCGGATCCAAAGGCAGATCGGCCAGTGAGGGGGTCCAATCGGAAGAAATGACCTCAACTGTCTCGGGAACGACCGGAGAAGAGGTGCCACCCCGCTCGGGCGAACGCACTACCGAAGTAGCCGAAGGGGTCATGCGACGTCTCTTTCGCATAGATAGAGGAACCTCACTAGAGGACCCCGAGCCTTCGACTTGGGTGGCAGGCTGCGACTCAGGAGGGAGTGGGTCCACAGTCGGTTCAGTGTGGGGCGTCCGATCGGTAGTGCCTTCTACTTCAGTTGGCATCGCCTCGCTCTTGCcttcatgagagccgaccggagtcaGGCCGAGGCTCACCATCTCTTTTGCCGCAGCCGCCTCGATCTCAGCTTACTTGAGCTTCATCAGACCGATCGTCCGAGCGCGCATCATGGTGTCGGCTGCAAAAGAAGGAAAGAATCAGTTAAACTCAAGGGAAGAATGTCGagaaatttcatacctaggctgctcgggagcttcgttcggatcgggctTAGCCTGAACATATACATGACACCCTCCGGCGgtagcttgttgatgtcaaattTTTCGCTGGACGGCATGTTCGCCATATGGAGGTATTCCGGTCgggtcttgtacttcttcaaatcTGGCTGAGATGGAAGCCTGACCTGCCAGGTTGTGCGAAATCTCGGCCGCTCGAGAAGTCTCAGGAaaaagaagtactccttccagtatTTATTAGAAGTAggcattttgtcaaaaaagacCAGGTTGACCCGAGACTGGAAGATGTAGGTGCCCAGTTCAaactgcttgggataatagaaataatgaaacactTGTGGAGTAAGCGGGATGTCGTGCAGCCGGAACAGCACGACGACACCACACAGAAGACGAAAGGAGTTAGGGACGAGCTGGGGGAGCGGGAcacgaaaataattacaaacttctgtTATGAATGGGTGGATCGAAAATCAGAGACCGACCACGAATTGGTCTCTGAATAGGCAGATCGTGCCGAGCGGCAGGTCGTTCGGTCGATCGGACGGAGAAGCCAAGATAATTTCGTGGTCAGAGGGAATGTCGAAGGCATTTATGAAGCTCACAGTATCGCCCGCATCAAACCGggtctccatggtggtgtaccacaAGCCGAGAACAGGGTCCGATGGCTGCGATGAACTAGCCATCGCCGGAGAACAAGATAATAGGGAGTTGGACAGAAAAGGGGACGGGAAAACACCAAAGCAGAAGCGGGAAAGTAGCGGAAGGAAAAGAACCAAGCGAGGGCAAGATCGAAGAGCTTACAGAAAGGGATCGCTGAGGGGAGAAGCCGAGGTTCGCCGAAGCACTGAACACGAGCAGTATCACCGGAGCACACGAAGAAGACGCCAGCGATAGAACAGAAGCCGACACTACGACTTTATAAAGATGGGGTTCGgccgaccggagccgtccgaACTAGGGCATAGGATCCAAAGTACAGATCCAGCCGTTGAATTTGAACCGCCGAACGTCACATCACCCTTGTCGCTTCGATCGTGTGGTGACGGCGGTagtgccacgtggcattcacTTACAGGAAGGCATTTAATGAGCACCCTTACCGGGCACGActgcgtgctcggccttaatggggaTGATTTGCCTGAATTTCGAGATGATTCGGGCGACGTCAGCATTGATCGCCCGGCTCGCGGCCCGCCGAGAACACTGAGGGAAAAATCTCAAAGTACAAATGCTCAGAGCGCTGATTGACACAGGAAGATCAATTCTACACGGGCCGATCGGGATCCAACCAGTATACTAGCCAGTCAGACACCAAACTActtgtccaatcagtcggacttgcaacctccttcaactagacttgaggggaagacacgTAATCCGGTGGTAAAGTAGGGCCCGCCCGGGATAAGGTCATGGCCACGTGGAAGGTCAAGATCAAGGCAGTCAATGTTCCTGGATCATCGTCTGACCAGACGCCCTACTCGTCCGGTCAGATCAAGGAATTGTCGGACCAACATCACTACGACTCGGCCAGGTACCGAGCTTCTGACGCTCAGAGAAGTCCATCGCCGAAGCGTGTGCCGAGCGACCATCCCGCTTGGACTCTCACCAGGTAAACGCATAAACACGGCTCCCTCGTTCGGCAACAGGGGTCAGATCAGGCGAATAGCAGTCGAGCGGTGAAGCGGTCTTCCCGCTAGGCCCTAGAGGCGGGGTGGTTAGCCAAGTGGCTCTTCCACTCGGCCCCCATGAAGAGTAGTCATCTGACGGACACGGATCGGCTGAGCAGCTCTCCCGCTCGGCACTCTCCCGTTTGGACCAGTAACAGACAAAGGGAGTAGCTGAGAATATCTTCCTAAGAACAAGTGTCGCCGACAGGCGGCATGGCTGTcgacatggtcagacagagaatcgtacggtggaagcttccactgtcacgttagGAATATGCTCGGGCTGTTAAGGTATAGCGCCAGACATGTTTTTTTGACATGTCCTTTCAAGGcatgccttgggaagcgtgcacgcgtctcctgggagccctatataaggacctcaggggtttcgacggaggtatgttcatTCTATTGTAGCTACGGTTACGCTGTCACTTTCATTTCTTTGCTTGCTTGTTGCTTTACCGaagatctgacttgagcgtcggagggtcatcgtcggggaaccactccttggctcggcactgatGCTTTTGTGCTTGCAGGCTAGTCTCGTCGGAGGTCCACGCACGATCAATAGGAGCGTCACATTCCCAATATCCGTTATCTTGACTTTCAGACATAATCAGTTTCATTGATTATTGTTGTTATTGATATGTAGATCTAAAATAttcaaaattgaaagaaaaaaaaaagagagaagacGTTGTATGAGTCAAGGATCCAAGAAAATGTAGAGGAGTATTTGATTTAGACTACTTTAAATCCattgtaatttttatttaaaactacTGCATAAATCTAAATGAGTCTAAatcgaaaaaaaatattatatgaaTTTAGAGGGTCAAGAGAAATGAAAAGACTGTTTATTGATGGTGTATCTTCATATAACAATAGTCTCCTATCTGCCAAGTCTTTCGtgcaaaaatatattttcatctaaTATTTCACTACTAGGGAAGAAATGCTATGTTGTCATTCTGTGAAATATCAAAAATGGGCGGGTgataaaatgttttcaaaattacttcTCAAAATTTCAGGGGTAGTTTTAGAAAATGTGAATTTGGAGgatgaaaatttttttttctcttcttaaaAAAAATCGGACCGGGTTGGGCGAGTACACCCTGGACCCGGTTTAAATACGGAAATCCCAATCCTCCTGCGGGATTTCTTGTCCGCGAGCGCAATGGCATCCGGGTCGGGAACGTGGAGCGCGGAGGCGGAAGTGGACGAATCGCTGCTGGCGGCCACGACGGACGTGGATCTGCTCAAGCGGGCATGGCGGAACGAGAAGGCGGCTCCCGAGATCCTCCAGTTCGAGGCCTCCCTCGTCCTCCGCATCCGGGAGCAAATCAAGCTGATAGTGAGTGATTTATTTACCGGCGAAGTAATCAATGGCTAATCTTCTGTAATAGATCTGATGCGATGTTCTGGTTTCGTTTTAGTTAATGGATGGAGTGAAAGCTCAAAATACTGGAGAACGAGAATTTAATTTCTGAGTAGATGTTGGAAAACCCTTTTCCTTTACCAAATGCAGTATGATAGGGTTTAATTTTTCGTGCCAGATTTATCTCTGGAGCACTTAAGAACTTTACGTGTTTCTATAGAATCATGGTGGTCCTAGTCTAATGTATTTTAACTGAATTTTTTTATGAAGAAATCACTCTGGATTTCTCCTACAATAAATACAACATCTATCCAAAATTAGGCAAACACAGGACTCCCTTATTCAGTTTTCGCCTTTGTAGGAAATCATACTGTTTCATCAAGAATCTGAGTAACTAACTGGATAACACTTTTCCAGAGTGCAGGAaatataatcttattatttagaTTCACTTTCAGGTTAAATTGGAAGCATGTAATTACTCTTCTCTGAGAATTTGGTAAATCGTCTGAGCTGATAATATGATATTTGGAAGGATCAGTAAAAATTATGAATGATTATGGATGATTATTCTCTTGCATTTTATTATGAGCTGCTCAATTAATAATGGAAATGTGTTGAAATTGAATTTATAGTGCTTAGTCCTTCAGGTACAATCACGTTAATAAGCATGGCTAAAAGTATACTGTTAAGTAACGTATCTTAGTTTTTATTATACCACTTTTAATTTCAATATCATGGACTGTGTAACTTTATCCTAGGAAGAAACTGTGGAGGAATTTGTGGATAATGGTGTTGATGATCTCATTGTTTCTCTTTACCAAATGGATTTGGATCGCAGTTTATTTCTTCTGAGAGCATATTTTCGGATTCGTCTACAAAAGGTAATCACCACTTCAGATATTCATGAAAATTTACAGCAAAATGTTTTATTCAAAATGCTTTCTAAAGAAAAACAAATACAGATTGAGAAGTACGTGATCCACATATCAAAGACTGACCTCTGGAACAAACTGTCTGAGCAAGAGCAGAAGTTCACAAAAAGGTATGAGTAAAGCTTTTTTTTCAAAAGAAGAAATACCCTGTTTATGTTTTTGGTTTGGTGATTTTACATGGTGATGCATTTTGAAGGTGCATAGATATAATGGAGAAGCATCTTAACCAATCAGTGTTAGAAAGGTTGCCTTATGGATACCAGTCCATTCTGAAACAATCCATCTCAAGTGATGAAGATGACATGGGTATAATGTTGTATTTAGTTCTACTTCTTCAATTTTTTACTCTTGCAACCTACTTCTTTGTGCTCAGGTTGAGGATATGTTAGGAGTTAAGTATTCTTTTATTGATTTTCAAACAATAATTGGGATTGTTTGATCTTTTGTCTAATGGTTCACCATCACGACCAGTTCCTATGCTGGTGCCGAAATCATTTCATATTCCATATACTCCTAGAAACCACTGATTCTTTCCAAGGACTAGTACTAAGATGGTCATATGATTCATGCTGTGGTAACAGTATTTTCCTAAAGAAATTCATCATTCCATCATTCATGAAAAAGCTAGATTTCTATATTCATGCCTTGGGTCTTGACTTGTGAACTGCTGCTTCTATTGGCCAGTCAAGGACCCCATAATTCAGCCTGATTCTGACTTAAGGGGATTTCTATGGAGAAAAGAATATTATATTTGATTAATTAACACATAGCCTAATTGATTGTATGAAACTAAATAATTTATTCTTACACTTCCCTTCAAGTTGGTGCATGATAACAATCATGCTAGACTTGTTACACAAAACAAAAGAGTCCCATAAAATTATTTGTACGGATTGAAGTCAGCAAATTGATTTGTGTTTTTATTCCACACAGTTGTAGGTTGCTATAATGTATTTTACATTGTATGATTTGCGTATTTATTTTATCAGGAATTATTAGTTGGATAAATTGATTAGTATACTTTCTTATAGATATGTTAAGTATTTTTgtcaatataaataattttttattatggagCACATATGCCCTTGCAGACCACATACGCTTTATGCAATGGGTCAAATTTCATATCACTTACATACACTTTCTAAAACCTTACTAAGGTTATTATAGGAAAAGATTTTGCTCTTGTAAAGGTTTCAAACATGaatgaaattttaaattaagAAAGAGTAAAATTTTAGCATTTCTTGATGAGATAACTTAACTTGCAATAAATGAAAGGAAAATTGGTGATATCAGGGTTCCAACATCTACTCTTTGAAGTGataaaaggaacaaactatcgaGAGAGTAATGTAAATACGGTTATCTAATCCTATCACAATAGGAGATGTATAAAGAGAGAGGAATGTTCTCATAACTACTTGAGTGAGGAGAAAGAGAAGATATTGGAAGTGAAAGAGAACAACTAATCTCCTTTCTTAATATAAATAAATTGAAAGATGTATGAAAATGGAATTTGTTGATGATATTAGGAGCACGGTGGTGCTTTCAACATGAGGCCAAGTGGGGAAAGGAAGGATAGTGAAACATGATTTGCAAGGTATTGACAATTACAAATTTAACATTTTTTAGGTGCTCTCCTAGTAGAAATAAAATTGGTCATTTTAAAAGTTGGTTATATTTTTTGAGATAAAATAGCCTTTAGATGACTTGATCTTATTTCAAGTCCAGAAATGAGGTTAAGATCCGATATTTTATATTATCTtctaatttaataatatttttcctCTTCAGAAAGCTAAGCTATTTGAAtcttttttatgtgattttctcACGTCACATCAATTTATATTGGTGTTGGAATTCCATGGTTCCTTGGTGAGCCAACCCCCTCCAATGCCAGATTTGTGTTTTGTTCTACCAAGGCACCTTATGTTCCTCCCATGAACAGCAACTTGATCAGAATCTCACCCATAAGGTATCCTATTTGATTCCTTTCCTTTCGACATGTTTTGCTCCTGCTTGTGACTCAAGCCTAGCAGCCTTGAGCTTGTTTTTCGAGCATTACTTTGCCACACTGCTATCACCcccctaattaaattatattgTCATCCATcatctttattttattttgttaatatGTTTATGAGTGGTAATACTATTGTTATCATCgattcattcattgaacatttgccTTAGTTTTAACAcaacaacctaacgcaaccctcctctttTATTC contains:
- the LOC122024113 gene encoding DNA replication complex GINS protein SLD5-like, with the translated sequence MASGSGTWSAEAEVDESLLAATTDVDLLKRAWRNEKAAPEILQFEASLVLRIREQIKLIEETVEEFVDNGVDDLIVSLYQMDLDRSLFLLRAYFRIRLQKIEKYVIHISKTDLWNKLSEQEQKFTKRCIDIMEKHLNQSVLERLPYGYQSILKQSISSDEDDMVPQPQLDTFVFCKTKDAVGAFQLDDVGDEIIDLVADDLNVVRYKSIKGLVEAGQIDLV